One Hordeum vulgare subsp. vulgare chromosome 4H, MorexV3_pseudomolecules_assembly, whole genome shotgun sequence DNA window includes the following coding sequences:
- the LOC123447426 gene encoding zinc finger protein STAMENLESS 1-like, whose translation MDLSLTFGRSGTEGSGAAGRGASNGGLADYEARPLFPCLFCDRKFLKPQALGGHQNAHREERAAGWNPYLYGRRPDYSAASSRAAATNNFIPIATHGGGGGAAPPPLHVVPDAGPLTPSLHGVRAAAGPLSRVHEDVRSMLSWGRSPAAEPAPESNTGVEIDLELRL comes from the coding sequence ATGGACCTGTCTCTGACCTTCGGCCGCTCGGGAACCGAAGGCAGTGGGGCGGCCGGCCGGGGAGCATCCAACGGCGGACTAGCCGACTATGAGGCGCGGCCGCTGTTCCCGTGCCTCTTCTGCGACAGGAAGTTCCTCAAGCCGCAGGCCCTCGGTGGCCACCAGAACGCGCACAGGGAGGAGCGCGCGGCCGGCTGGAACCCCTACCTCTACGGCCGCCGCCCCGATTACAGTGCCGCCTCGtctcgcgccgccgccaccaaCAACTTCATCCCTATCGCCACGCACGGTGGTGGCGGGGGCGCAGCCCCACCGCCACTCCATGTAGTTCCTGATGCTGGCCCGCTGACTCCGTCGCTCCACGGCGTGCGAGCAGCAGCCGGCCCGTTGTCCAGGGTCCACGAAGATGTGCGGAGCATGCTAAGCTGGGGAAGATCACCCGCCGCTGAACCGGCGCCGGAGAGCAACACCGGCGTGGAGATCGACCTGGAGCTGCGTCTCTAG
- the LOC123447425 gene encoding zinc finger protein STAMENLESS 1-like, producing the protein MDLSLTLGRPGTEGSGAAGRGASNSGLADNEAWPLFPCLFCDRKFLKPQALGGHQNAHREERAAGWNPYLYGRHPDDSAPSSRATATNKFIPVATDGGGGGAAPPPLHVVPAAGPLTPSLDSVRAAAGPLSAPESNIGVEIDLELRL; encoded by the coding sequence ATGGACCTGTCTCTGACCTTGGGCCGCCCGGGAACCGAAGGCAGTGGGGCGGCCGGCCGGGGAGCATCCAACAGCGGGCTGGCCGACAATGAGGCGTGGCCGCTGTTCCCGTGCCTCTTCTGCGACAGGAAGTTCCTCAAGCCGCAGGCCCTCGGTGGCCACCAGAACGCGCACAGGGAGGAGCGCGCGGCCGGCTGGAACCCCTACCTCTACGGCCGCCACCCCGATGACAGTGCTCCCTCGTCTCGCGCCACCGCCACCAACAAGTTCATCCCTGTCGCCACGGACGGTGGTGGAGGTGGCGCCGCCCCACCGCCACTCCATGTAGTTCCTGCTGCTGGCCCGCTGACTCCGTCGCTCGACAGCGTGCGAGCAGCAGCCGGCCCGTTGTCGGCGCCGGAGAGCAACATCGGCGTGGAGATCGACCTGGAGCTGCGTCTCTAG